A genomic segment from Hyalangium minutum encodes:
- a CDS encoding glycosyltransferase family 2 protein, with product MLVSLVIPVYNEVSTLAELLRRCIAVDFPKELVIVDDCSRDGSREFLEQLASQGLEVLNGTPKNRNEVRVLFQEKNQGKGAALRRGFSEATGDIILVQDADLEYDPRDIPRVIQPILDGEADVVYGSRFTGTPRRVLYFWHTVMNNVLTTLSNMTSGLNLTDMETCYKAFRAEVLRSVTVDEDRFGFEPEITSKVARGNWRVYEVPISYHGRTYEEGKKIGWKDGVRALYVIAKYTLKR from the coding sequence ATGCTCGTCTCGCTCGTCATCCCCGTCTACAACGAGGTCTCCACCCTGGCGGAGCTGCTGCGCCGCTGCATCGCGGTAGACTTCCCCAAGGAGCTGGTCATCGTGGACGACTGCTCCCGCGATGGGAGCCGCGAGTTCCTCGAGCAGCTGGCCAGCCAGGGCCTGGAGGTGCTCAACGGCACCCCGAAGAACCGCAACGAAGTGCGCGTGCTCTTCCAGGAGAAGAACCAGGGCAAGGGCGCGGCGCTGCGGCGCGGCTTCTCCGAAGCCACCGGGGACATCATCCTCGTGCAGGACGCGGACCTGGAGTACGACCCGCGCGACATCCCCCGCGTCATCCAGCCCATCCTCGATGGCGAGGCGGACGTCGTCTACGGCAGCCGCTTCACCGGCACGCCCCGCCGGGTGCTCTACTTCTGGCACACGGTGATGAACAACGTGCTCACCACGCTCTCCAATATGACGAGCGGGCTGAACCTCACGGACATGGAGACCTGCTACAAGGCCTTCCGCGCCGAAGTGCTGCGCTCCGTCACCGTGGACGAGGACCGGTTCGGCTTCGAGCCGGAGATCACCTCCAAGGTGGCCCGGGGCAACTGGCGCGTCTACGAGGTGCCCATCAGCTACCACGGGCGCACCTATGAAGAGGGGAAGAAGATCGGCTGGAAGGATGGCGTCCGGGCCCTCTACGTCATCGCCAAGTACACACTGAAGCGCTAA
- a CDS encoding putative ABC transporter permease, whose protein sequence is MLPRFLLYGCAGWVLEVCFTGTSAAIFQKDSHGTAKTYLWMHPIYGATALGLEFLHDRLRFLPRPLRALAYTAVIFGAEYATGWMLRRALGRCPWDYTKYGWNVKGLVRLDYFPFWYGAALAFEPAREAFLRVTSEALRQTPEFRHAVEDGDVLPPAHERRVEVEAGAVGTTFQGALAADKAEEPEELTLGAEALPSPVG, encoded by the coding sequence GTGCTACCGAGATTCCTTCTCTACGGCTGTGCGGGCTGGGTGCTCGAGGTGTGCTTCACGGGGACGAGCGCGGCGATCTTCCAGAAGGACTCGCACGGTACGGCAAAGACGTACCTGTGGATGCACCCCATCTATGGGGCCACGGCCCTGGGGCTCGAGTTCCTGCATGACCGGCTGCGCTTCCTGCCCCGGCCCCTGCGGGCGCTTGCCTACACGGCTGTCATCTTCGGGGCCGAGTACGCCACCGGCTGGATGCTGCGCCGGGCGCTTGGCCGCTGTCCTTGGGACTACACAAAGTACGGGTGGAACGTGAAGGGGCTCGTCCGCTTGGACTACTTCCCGTTCTGGTACGGGGCGGCCCTGGCCTTCGAGCCTGCGCGTGAGGCGTTCCTGCGGGTCACCAGCGAGGCCCTGCGGCAAACGCCCGAGTTCCGGCACGCCGTGGAGGACGGTGACGTCCTCCCTCCCGCCCACGAGCGGCGGGTGGAGGTGGAGGCGGGCGCCGTGGGAACCACCTTCCAGGGGGCCCTGGCAGCCGACAAGGCCGAGGAGCCCGAGGAGCTCACCCTGGGGGCGGAGGCCCTGCCATCGCCGGTAGGCTGA
- a CDS encoding sugar phosphate isomerase/epimerase family protein, with protein MTVGKTTAVATLLTVLLGCSGAPESSLENPFGAFNFTLESRPPVEQVRLLQEQGYQGTALYWPGAEDFEELAAVQAVRDGSFRVFAVLYDFAFAQPWSREQLDAILLSLASQEADLWLILSGPHGPNDAMVEAVREVVTMATARGVRVVVYPHDENAIETVEEALALIEAVGRPELKASLHLCHELKAGNRDRLAQVIAAAAPQLALASINGASKNVDAPGWAEAIQPLDRGNLDVRNTYLLPLIRSGYTGPLLLHTYGLEDPPEEHLRRSYAAWRRMSREVAATLGK; from the coding sequence GTGACGGTGGGGAAGACCACGGCTGTCGCCACACTCCTCACGGTCTTGCTGGGATGCTCCGGTGCGCCGGAGTCCTCACTCGAAAACCCCTTTGGCGCCTTCAACTTCACGTTGGAGTCGCGGCCCCCGGTAGAGCAAGTGAGGCTCCTCCAGGAGCAGGGTTACCAGGGCACGGCTCTCTACTGGCCAGGAGCCGAAGACTTTGAGGAGCTCGCTGCGGTGCAAGCGGTGCGCGATGGCAGCTTCCGAGTGTTCGCGGTGCTGTACGACTTCGCGTTTGCACAGCCGTGGAGCCGGGAGCAGCTGGATGCGATCCTGCTCTCCCTCGCTTCGCAGGAGGCCGACCTGTGGCTCATCCTGAGCGGACCCCATGGGCCCAATGACGCCATGGTCGAGGCCGTCCGGGAAGTCGTCACGATGGCCACGGCCCGAGGGGTTCGCGTCGTGGTGTACCCGCATGACGAGAACGCCATCGAGACCGTCGAAGAGGCCCTGGCGCTCATCGAAGCCGTGGGCCGTCCAGAGCTCAAGGCGTCCCTCCACCTCTGTCACGAGCTCAAGGCCGGCAATCGCGACCGGCTGGCGCAGGTGATCGCCGCCGCCGCGCCCCAGCTGGCGCTCGCAAGCATCAACGGCGCGTCGAAGAACGTGGACGCTCCCGGCTGGGCGGAGGCGATCCAGCCGCTCGATCGGGGCAATCTCGACGTGCGGAACACCTACCTGCTCCCGCTGATCCGCTCCGGCTACACCGGGCCCCTCCTCTTGCACACCTACGGGCTCGAGGATCCCCCAGAGGAGCACCTCCGCCGCTCCTACGCGGCCTGGCGCCGGATGTCCCGTGAGGTCGCCGCCACCCTGGGGAAGTAA
- a CDS encoding serine/threonine-protein kinase, whose product MKNETGTSLGRYLLGEKLATGGMGEVFVAVQRGPDGLEKPLALKLLLPHLVEEPSVVKMFLDEARLCARMNHPNIVQILDLGQEKGRYFLAMELVHGVSLVRLVQLLAQQKRTLSAPLILHIARGLLDALHYAHTLTGPRGKPLGLIHRDVTPHNILVSVNGEVKLSDFGIAKVQATAVQTRPGVVRGKMDYLSPEQLRFQRLDWRVDQFAAGLTLFYLATGRSAFARANPPETLKALQHDPLPFLDTLRPDLPRALVDAISRATAKERKERFPSMRAFREALPPPSAEERPEVLGALVTGVCSSVVGTLERASRTLVAMSSTSNSVATEPVRPLTLNRSMEGTQGKTVTETLSLAGTVAAPVMAELGPTSLPEMPAVRMSPALEAQRNNTVALEAPPPRSRWRQHRGMIAAAGGVLLLAVLGVAAWWILAPSTSGGATEQRPVKQDSRGGAALPDTMEVR is encoded by the coding sequence ATGAAGAACGAGACGGGCACTTCTCTGGGGCGGTACCTCCTGGGCGAGAAGCTCGCCACCGGGGGGATGGGGGAGGTGTTTGTCGCGGTGCAGCGCGGCCCGGACGGCCTGGAGAAGCCGCTGGCCCTCAAGCTGCTGCTGCCGCACCTCGTCGAGGAGCCGTCGGTGGTGAAGATGTTCCTGGACGAGGCGCGCCTGTGCGCGCGGATGAACCACCCCAACATCGTCCAGATCCTCGACCTGGGTCAGGAGAAGGGGCGCTACTTCCTCGCCATGGAGCTGGTGCATGGCGTGTCGCTGGTGAGGCTGGTGCAGTTGCTGGCCCAGCAGAAGCGCACGCTGAGCGCGCCGCTCATCCTCCACATCGCCCGGGGGCTGCTGGACGCGCTGCACTATGCGCATACCCTCACCGGTCCGCGCGGCAAGCCGCTGGGGCTCATCCACCGGGACGTGACGCCGCACAACATCCTGGTGTCCGTGAATGGCGAGGTGAAGCTCTCCGACTTCGGCATCGCCAAGGTGCAGGCGACGGCGGTGCAGACGCGGCCGGGCGTGGTGCGCGGGAAGATGGACTACCTGTCGCCGGAGCAGCTGCGCTTCCAGCGGCTGGACTGGCGGGTGGATCAGTTCGCGGCGGGGCTCACCCTGTTCTATCTGGCCACGGGCCGCTCGGCGTTCGCGCGTGCCAACCCTCCAGAGACACTCAAGGCGCTGCAGCACGATCCGCTGCCGTTCCTGGACACGCTGCGGCCGGACCTGCCGCGCGCCCTGGTGGATGCCATCTCCCGAGCCACGGCGAAGGAGCGTAAGGAGCGCTTCCCTTCCATGCGCGCCTTCCGCGAGGCGCTGCCCCCGCCCTCCGCCGAGGAGCGCCCCGAGGTGCTGGGCGCGCTGGTGACCGGGGTATGCTCCTCGGTGGTCGGGACGCTGGAGCGCGCCTCGCGCACGCTGGTGGCGATGAGCTCCACCTCCAACAGCGTGGCCACCGAGCCTGTCCGGCCGCTGACGCTGAACCGCTCCATGGAGGGGACGCAGGGGAAGACGGTCACCGAGACGCTGTCTCTGGCCGGCACGGTGGCTGCGCCCGTGATGGCGGAGCTGGGCCCCACTTCGCTGCCGGAGATGCCTGCCGTCCGCATGTCCCCGGCCCTGGAGGCACAGCGCAACAACACCGTGGCCCTGGAGGCGCCGCCGCCTCGGAGCCGCTGGCGCCAGCATCGCGGGATGATAGCCGCGGCAGGAGGGGTGCTCCTGTTGGCCGTCCTCGGAGTGGCGGCGTGGTGGATCCTCGCGCCCTCCACTTCGGGAGGTGCCACGGAGCAGCGTCCGGTCAAACAGGACTCTCGGGGCGGAGCGGCGCTTCCGGACACGATGGAGGTTCGGTGA
- a CDS encoding carbohydrate binding domain-containing protein, whose amino-acid sequence MSRRGTPSWKQSLLSCSVWVFALGAVGCVVEDVPETSEPAQSVEPLEPGASRTLTISGQPFTLTWDDDFGGALNGGQAKSFLNTANWTKENLGVNYEQQAYTNRECPDNPTNWNYCVENGKLTLLARQERLDCVVWQQCTTSSQCGTNGTCAATGYCVYDQNRNGKYDHEECAPSNGASNPPGNGTTYSSGRIKSDEKVEFRYGYIEFRARMPFADLPAGAIPPNGMWPAIWLLGANTAITNGGRDDSSGWPMSGEIDIMEYSQIRENPALFPTNEAMGFNALWREYPEAGEMAAASGGWQANACSDWPNHGDAKCDGDVGGARVQWPGRTIDYHQWHTWGFLWDENGFKIYIDNLPQNGGTPVGTFTIGDNATEFRQPVYLLLNNAVGGELGCLGWSGRSCTSSAQCANGAACSGGKCQETPGSCVNIDWAAHGDKAKLEVDYIRWYHRNSGYPQAARAACQDNNGDGNPDNIIRNCGFNEDFTYHRTDLFFEGGGGLTDVINEGGTRGFVQWVRVDNGGSQPYSVQIRQEGFPLSAGTTYAWKVDLKSSVARTITLKVAQSASPWGVLSTFNCNVGTGWTTCTGPNFTPTAAGTYKFEIDAGGTAYNNTQVYVDNMYLGATANVCQPDCTGKLCGNDGCGGTCGACRSGTTCSTWGQCTASTSTCTPSCSGKTCGSDGCGGSCGTCSGSSTCNSSGQCVGTAPTPVRKEAESATLTGCFAEAGGDSGSKVVAFEGGDTLCWSNVTMTGFTTATAHVGAPYPSGQAQLKFNGTVIGTLTLSTATGGWSSPNLTNISTAISASGTGTLCLAGLTHPNGWIYSVDYLDLK is encoded by the coding sequence ATGAGCAGACGCGGAACGCCGTCCTGGAAGCAGTCCCTATTGAGTTGCAGTGTCTGGGTCTTCGCTCTGGGCGCGGTGGGCTGCGTCGTGGAGGATGTCCCCGAGACCTCCGAGCCTGCTCAGAGCGTGGAGCCACTGGAGCCCGGGGCCTCGAGGACGCTCACCATCTCCGGTCAGCCGTTCACTCTGACGTGGGATGACGACTTCGGAGGCGCGCTGAACGGGGGCCAGGCCAAGTCCTTCCTCAACACGGCCAACTGGACCAAGGAGAACCTGGGCGTCAACTATGAGCAGCAGGCCTATACGAACCGGGAATGTCCGGACAACCCCACCAACTGGAACTACTGTGTCGAGAACGGCAAGCTGACGCTGCTGGCTCGCCAGGAGCGGCTGGACTGCGTGGTGTGGCAGCAGTGCACCACCAGCAGCCAGTGCGGCACCAACGGCACCTGCGCGGCCACGGGCTACTGCGTCTACGATCAGAACCGCAACGGCAAGTACGACCACGAGGAGTGCGCGCCGTCCAATGGCGCGTCCAACCCGCCGGGCAACGGCACGACGTACAGCTCGGGCCGCATCAAGAGCGACGAGAAGGTCGAGTTCCGCTACGGCTACATCGAGTTCCGCGCGCGCATGCCCTTCGCGGACCTGCCCGCGGGCGCCATCCCTCCCAACGGCATGTGGCCGGCCATCTGGCTGCTCGGGGCCAACACCGCCATCACCAACGGTGGCCGGGATGACAGCTCTGGCTGGCCGATGTCGGGCGAGATCGACATCATGGAGTACTCGCAGATCCGCGAGAACCCGGCGCTGTTCCCCACGAACGAGGCCATGGGCTTCAACGCGCTGTGGCGCGAGTATCCCGAGGCCGGTGAGATGGCGGCGGCTTCCGGCGGCTGGCAGGCGAACGCTTGCAGCGACTGGCCCAACCACGGAGACGCCAAGTGCGACGGTGACGTGGGCGGTGCGCGCGTGCAGTGGCCGGGCCGGACGATCGACTACCACCAGTGGCACACCTGGGGCTTCCTCTGGGATGAGAACGGCTTCAAGATCTACATCGACAACCTGCCGCAGAACGGCGGGACGCCCGTGGGCACCTTCACCATCGGCGACAACGCGACCGAGTTCCGCCAGCCGGTGTACCTGCTGCTGAACAACGCGGTGGGCGGTGAGCTGGGCTGCCTGGGCTGGTCCGGCCGGTCGTGCACCAGCAGCGCGCAGTGCGCCAATGGCGCGGCGTGCTCGGGCGGCAAGTGCCAGGAGACGCCGGGCTCGTGCGTGAACATCGACTGGGCCGCCCACGGTGACAAGGCCAAGCTCGAGGTGGACTACATCCGCTGGTACCACCGCAACTCGGGCTATCCGCAGGCCGCGCGCGCCGCGTGCCAGGACAACAACGGCGATGGCAACCCGGACAACATCATCCGCAACTGCGGCTTCAACGAGGACTTCACCTACCACCGCACGGATCTCTTCTTCGAGGGCGGCGGCGGCCTCACGGACGTCATCAACGAGGGCGGCACGCGCGGCTTCGTGCAGTGGGTGCGCGTCGACAACGGCGGCTCGCAGCCCTACAGCGTGCAGATCCGCCAGGAGGGCTTCCCGCTCTCCGCTGGCACCACCTACGCGTGGAAGGTGGACCTGAAGTCCAGCGTGGCCCGCACCATCACCCTCAAGGTTGCCCAGTCGGCATCGCCCTGGGGCGTGCTGTCGACCTTCAACTGCAACGTGGGCACCGGCTGGACTACGTGCACCGGCCCCAACTTCACCCCTACGGCCGCGGGCACCTACAAGTTCGAGATCGACGCGGGCGGCACCGCCTACAACAACACCCAGGTGTACGTGGACAACATGTACCTGGGCGCCACGGCCAACGTCTGCCAGCCGGACTGCACGGGCAAGCTGTGCGGCAACGACGGGTGCGGCGGGACGTGCGGCGCATGCCGCTCGGGCACGACGTGCTCCACCTGGGGCCAGTGCACCGCCTCGACGAGCACTTGCACGCCGTCCTGCTCGGGCAAGACGTGTGGCAGCGATGGGTGCGGCGGTAGCTGCGGCACCTGCTCCGGGAGCAGCACCTGCAACAGCTCGGGCCAGTGCGTGGGGACGGCCCCCACCCCCGTGCGCAAGGAGGCGGAGAGCGCCACGCTGACGGGCTGCTTCGCCGAGGCGGGCGGTGACAGCGGCAGCAAGGTCGTCGCCTTCGAGGGCGGGGACACCCTCTGCTGGAGCAACGTCACGATGACGGGCTTCACCACTGCTACGGCCCACGTGGGCGCTCCGTACCCCAGCGGCCAGGCGCAGCTGAAGTTCAACGGCACCGTGATTGGCACGCTCACGCTGAGCACGGCGACGGGTGGCTGGAGCAGCCCCAACCTCACCAACATCTCCACCGCGATCTCCGCGAGTGGCACCGGCACCCTCTGCCTCGCGGGGCTCACGCACCCCAACGGGTGGATCTACTCGGTGGACTACCTGGATCTGAAGTAG